The Pseudomonas sp. KU26590 genomic sequence GTCGGACGCAGGGTTGTGCTCTATGTAGCCGGAGGCGATAGCGAACCGGAATATCTCATTCAGCCACGAGCGGCACTTCCTCGCGACATTCAACGCGCCCCGGGCCTCAACCCTTCGCATGGTCGACAGCACATCGCTGCGACGGATATCAGATATCGGCAACTTGCCTAGCGACGGAATGAGGTCTTTGTCCAAGTACATGCGCGATTGAGTTGCACCGCCTTTCCGGGCCGCCGTCATGCGCGGTGACTTGAAGGCATGCCATTCTTCAGCGACAACTTCGAAGGTTTTCACTGCGCCGGTGCTGGCGGTCAGCTTTTCTTCACGCCGGGCGGATCGCGGGTCTACTCCTTTTGCTATGAGCGAGCGGGCCTGGTCTCGGCGTTCGCGTGCTTGCTTGAGGCTGACTTCAGGGTAGGTGCCGAGGGAGATGCGCGGTTGGCGGCCGTGCCAGGAGAACCGGAAATGCCACGACTTCGCGCCCTTTGCAGCAACGAAGAGCGACAGCCCGGCCGAGTCAGTGAGGCTGTAGTCCTTGTCGCGGGGCTTCGCTTGCCGGACTGCCGTGTCAGTGAGGGGCATTAGTACATCACCAGATTAATCGAATTGAGAATGTGCTGGTAAATGTACTAAAAATTCTGAGCAGGCGTGAGAAGAGTTGCGGAAGCTTAAGAACAGAAAACCCCGCTTAGCCTGGGCTAGCGGGGTCTTTTGAGCATGCCTGAGAGGGCATGAGAATCGAATATGGTGCCCCGAGCCGGAGTCGAACCGGCACATCCTTTCGGACGACGGATTTTAAGTCCGGTGTGTCTACCAATTTCACCATCAGGGCGGTAGCACATATCAACCTTGACCTTCGCGAGCCATGTCGCGAGGCCAGCTGACAAGAGTGGGGAATATATACACCCCCAGCCCTTGAGGCAAGTTCAAAGCGTTCGGATTCAATTGGTTACGTTTGTTTACCGTCGCAAACTCGATCCGCTGTCTATGCTCTCTCCCTGTACGGGGGGATTGGCAGGCGCAGCTGCCCAGCCCCTTTCTTTTGACGAACTGAATGAGGTGTCTATGAAATCGGCTTTGTGGCTTGGTCTGCTGGGAGCATTTTCGGTGAGCGCTCAGGCGGCATCGTTCGATGTTCCGATGAACCTGGTGAGCGCTGATGGCGGCCCGCAGCCTGTTGGCGAGGTCACCATCAGCGAGACCGCTTACGGGCTGGTGTTCACCCCCGAGCTGAAATCTTTACCCGCCGGGATTCACGGTTTTCATGTTCACGAAAATGCGAGTTGCGATCCAGGCATGAAAGACGGCAAAAAAGTCGCGGCACTCGCGGCAGGCGGCCACTTTGACCCGGCGCGCACCGGCAAGCACCTCGGCCCTTATGGCGAGGGCCACTTGGGTGACCTGCCGGCGGTTTACGTCAACGCC encodes the following:
- the sodC gene encoding superoxide dismutase [Cu-Zn] SodC, which produces MKSALWLGLLGAFSVSAQAASFDVPMNLVSADGGPQPVGEVTISETAYGLVFTPELKSLPAGIHGFHVHENASCDPGMKDGKKVAALAAGGHFDPARTGKHLGPYGEGHLGDLPAVYVNADGVANYPVLAPRLKKISDIKGHALMIHVGGDNHSDMPMPLGGGGDRMACGVI